In a single window of the Longimicrobiaceae bacterium genome:
- a CDS encoding EAL domain-containing protein: protein MRVLARVRDAALQEQLTAAATRLEADLTTVSATGGGPGDPLLEALRSHPDVVFAEASARDEILVLREETESRGIALVVACPTEGAVACAFGARADEWVLTTSDAAEIAARIESARARIRTAGRPEATSHAAEHLRYEELLYDRFTGFPTLPVMLERGRDILERSGRLTILYIEFVRYSKLEEIYGWQKLDEVLQTTARSVREFYARQRGGSESHLMVSHTGDDDFIFFTDLQEPVEEADRRINELAEELERYIGERLEKEHGEDVAGLFGIYVGSTTLFRNPKLRTERMIYRGIREAAQAARSVEHRERSRKVADLKNTLREGAVYIDYHPIVVTETQAVYGYEALARGVLRGLRSPEVLFGVAEEANLIWELSRLCRKRAIEGIDSHLKPDELLFINIDPHDFRDPKFRYLDLDELGVDEPERIVLEITERTAITDYPTFQGYLKEFRDRGFRFAVDDAGSGYAGLGSIANLSPDFIKLDISLISSIDSNFMKQNLVDTMVRFANDHDIKVIAEGVEREEEYETVKALGVHLTQGFYFHRPHGNGKGGS, encoded by the coding sequence GTGAGAGTTCTGGCACGGGTGCGCGACGCGGCGCTGCAGGAGCAGCTCACCGCCGCGGCGACGCGGCTGGAGGCGGACCTGACGACGGTGAGCGCCACGGGCGGGGGCCCGGGCGACCCGCTCCTGGAGGCGCTCCGCTCGCACCCGGACGTGGTCTTCGCCGAGGCTTCGGCCCGCGACGAGATCCTGGTGCTGCGGGAGGAGACCGAGTCGCGCGGGATCGCGCTGGTGGTGGCGTGCCCCACGGAAGGGGCGGTCGCCTGCGCCTTCGGCGCGCGGGCGGACGAGTGGGTGCTCACCACCAGCGACGCCGCCGAGATCGCCGCCCGGATCGAGTCCGCGCGCGCGCGCATCCGCACGGCCGGGCGCCCGGAGGCCACCTCGCACGCCGCCGAGCACCTGCGCTACGAGGAGCTGCTCTACGACCGCTTCACCGGCTTTCCCACCCTCCCCGTCATGCTGGAGCGGGGGCGGGACATCCTGGAGCGGAGCGGCCGGCTCACCATCCTCTACATCGAGTTCGTCCGCTACTCCAAGCTGGAGGAGATCTACGGCTGGCAGAAGCTGGACGAGGTGCTGCAGACCACCGCGCGCTCCGTGCGGGAGTTCTACGCGCGGCAGCGGGGCGGCTCCGAGAGCCACCTGATGGTCTCCCACACGGGGGACGACGACTTCATCTTCTTCACCGACCTGCAGGAGCCGGTGGAGGAGGCGGACCGGCGCATCAACGAGCTGGCCGAGGAGCTGGAGCGCTACATCGGGGAGCGGCTGGAGAAGGAGCACGGGGAGGACGTGGCCGGGCTCTTCGGGATCTACGTGGGCTCCACCACCCTCTTCCGCAACCCCAAGCTCCGCACCGAGCGGATGATCTACCGGGGGATCCGGGAGGCGGCGCAGGCGGCCCGCAGCGTGGAGCACCGCGAGCGGAGCCGCAAGGTGGCCGACCTCAAGAACACCCTGCGCGAGGGGGCGGTCTACATCGACTACCACCCCATCGTGGTGACGGAGACGCAGGCGGTGTACGGGTACGAGGCGCTCGCCCGCGGCGTGCTGCGGGGGCTGCGCTCGCCGGAGGTGCTCTTCGGCGTCGCGGAGGAGGCCAACCTGATCTGGGAGCTGTCGCGCCTCTGCCGCAAGCGGGCCATCGAGGGGATCGACAGCCACCTCAAGCCCGACGAGCTCCTGTTCATCAACATCGACCCGCACGACTTCCGCGACCCCAAGTTCCGCTACCTGGACCTGGACGAGCTGGGGGTGGATGAGCCGGAGCGGATCGTGCTGGAGATCACGGAGCGCACCGCCATCACCGACTACCCCACCTTCCAGGGATACCTGAAGGAGTTCCGCGACCGCGGCTTCCGCTTCGCCGTGGACGACGCCGGCTCGGGGTACGCGGGGCTGGGGAGCATCGCCAACCTCTCGCCGGACTTCATCAAGCTCGACATCTCGCTGATTTCCAGCATCGACAGCAACTTCATGAAGCAGAACCTGGTGGACACGATGGTCCGGTTCGCCAACGACCACGACATCAAGGTGATCGCCGAGGGGGTGGAGCGCGAGGAGGAGTATGAGACGGTGAAGGCGCTGGGGGTGCACCTGACGCAGGGGTTCTACTTCCACCGCCCGCACGGGAACGGCAAGGGCGGTTCCTGA
- a CDS encoding response regulator, protein MNDNTILVVDDNRDNVEILRAFLESRGYVVAEAQDGRTALAKLEQVKPALVLLDVMMPGMDGWQVCRTIKNHPDFGRTRVVMVTAKAGFEDKFEGLRSGADDYVVKPVDLKELEDKVQRNLAARGTDA, encoded by the coding sequence GTGAACGACAACACGATCCTTGTGGTCGACGACAACCGCGACAACGTCGAGATCCTGCGGGCGTTCCTGGAGTCCCGCGGGTACGTGGTGGCAGAGGCGCAGGACGGCCGCACCGCCCTCGCCAAGCTGGAGCAGGTCAAGCCGGCGCTGGTCCTCCTGGACGTGATGATGCCGGGGATGGATGGGTGGCAGGTGTGCCGCACCATCAAGAACCACCCCGACTTCGGGCGTACCCGCGTGGTGATGGTGACCGCCAAGGCGGGGTTCGAGGACAAGTTCGAGGGGCTCCGCTCCGGGGCCGACGACTACGTGGTCAAGCCGGTGGACCTCAAGGAGCTGGAGGACAAGGTGCAGCGCAACCTGGCGGCGCGGGGGACCGACGCGTGA